The genomic region ACGGCCTTGTCGTGCTCCGTGGCCTCGAGCTGGACCGACGCAGTCATTATGACCTTGCGGTCGCTCAAATTAGTATAAACGTTGCCCGGCTGGGCAGTAGCAACGGGCGCCGCGAATGAAGACTTAGAGCTATCGTATGGTGAGGTGGGCACTACGCCTTCATAAGAAGGCTGGCTCTTGCCACCCATCAGGCCAGTGCATCCTGATAAAATAACGAGCGATACTGCTGCGAGCATCGCCAGCGCGATGCTTCCCTTTTTTAACCCGCTGTGGCCTTTCATGATTTTTATATTAGCCTTTTTGGTTATTTAAGGATGGCTTTGGGCGCGAGCTAAACCGTAGCTATTATGCCGGAGAAAGCTTATATATGGTTGTACGCGTTTTATGCATGGCTTTGGACTCGTGGGGTAGCCAGGATATCCTACCGGGCTTCGGACTTCCAGGAAGAGACCCGGCGACCCGCGTTCAAATCGCGGCGAGTCCGCTCCTATATAAAAAGTTTTCATGCCTTTAGTGTTAGAGCCTTCGCGCCTTAGTACGTTGACGTTAGAGGCGTCTTTGAGCGTTTGTAATGCCCTGGAGTATTTAGAGCCTTAGCGAATAAAGTTTTAGCATTTTAATTTCTCTTTCGTGCTTCCATGCCAGGCGTCCTCCAATCAAAATTAAGGACACCAGGGTATACCAGGCCGGCTTAGCAACCCATATCGATTACGTTACGTTTATTTATTAAGCATATCATCTTTATTCGGGAGGTTATTATGGTAAATAATAATTGTATGAAAGTGTTGATGATATCGATATTAGTTGTCGTTTTGCTCGTGCCGCTTTCCGGGTGTACGAGCACGAGCCCATCCGTGTCGCCGACGGTGGCGCCCGAGGTGCAGACGCTGAGGCTCGCGACCACGACGAGCGTGCAGGACACGGGGCTGCTCGCCTACCTGCTGCCAGAGTTCGAGAAGGAGAATAACGTAAAAGTGCAGGTCATAGCAAAGGGGTCTGGCGAAGCCTTGAAGCTGGGCGAGACGGGCGACGTAGACGTGCTCATCGTCCACAGCCCCGCCGCGGAGGACGCCTTCATGGCGGCGGGCCACGGCTGGAACCGCACCCAGATAGCGCACAACTACTTCGTGATAGTGGGACCCGCGAGCGACCCCGCTGGCATTAAGGGCCTAAATGCGACCGAGGCGTTCAAGAAGATCTATGCGGCAAACGCCACGTTCGTATCGAGGGGAGACAACTCGGGCACCGCATCCAAGGAGAAGGACCTATGGAATAAGACGGGCATCAAGCAGCCCGATAACAAGACTTATGCCTGGTATAAGTCTACAGGGGCGGGCATGGCCGATACCCTCAGGATGGCCGACCAGCTTCAGGGCTACGCGCTGAGCGACAAGGGCACATACCTGAAGTTCCAGAAGGACCTTTCACTGGTCATCCTGGCTGACAACAGCACTGACATGCTTAACAAGTATGACGTCATCGCCGTGAACCAGACGCAGCACCCTTACGTTAAGTATGACCTGGCGAAAAAACTGGTAGACTACCTTGCCAGCCAGCCGGTCCAGCAGAAGATAGGCGAGTATGGGGTGAAGGATTATGGGGTGCCGCTGTTTTACCCAGACCTCTTGAGTAAATCATCGTGAATAGAGCATGCTATTTGCCCTCTTTTTTTAAACCTTAATTTTTTGATCTTAGGGAATAACACGAGTTGAATGGACAAAACCCTAATGCCGGGCTTGTCCACCGCCCTGTAGTCAACTCGGTTCCATCCTTCGCCAGTTATATTGAAGAAATTGCCAGTGGTCCAGTTCATGCCGTTGAGGCTGTACCCGACGTGGTCGATGCCCCCTGCACCGCCGGATGCCACGAAAGATACCATGACGTCGGTTGTGAATTTTAGGGCAGTATGACATGATAAATAAACTTTTATAACCATAAACTATTTATACAATTAGTGGGAAGTATACTTCCGCCAAATAACCTGGTGATCGAATGAGACAGGTAGCAATATATGGAAAAGGCGGTATAGGAAAATCCACTACAACCCAGAACACGGTGGCAGCGTTGGCCGAAGCAGGAAAAAAGGTCATGGTGGTAGGATGCGACCCCAAGGCAGACTCCACCAGGCTACTGCTCCACGGGCTACACCAAAAAACGGTACTGGATACCCTGAGGGACGAAGGCGACGACGTTGACCTCGACGCAGTGCTTAAGACGGGGTTCTGCGGGACGAAGTGCGTAGAATCCGGCGGACCAGAACCAGGCGTGGGCTGCGCTGGCAGGGGGATCATCACGTCCATCAACCTCCTGGAGCAGCTTGGAGCCTATACAGACGATCTGGACTACGTCTTTTATGACGTATTAGGCGACGTGGTCTGCGGCGGGTTCGCCATGCCCATCCGGGAAGGAAAAGCCCGGGAAATCTACATCGTGGCCTCAGGTGAGCTCATGGCGCTGTACGCCGCGAACAACATTTGCAAGGGCATAAGAAAGTATGCGGAGACCGGCGGGGTAAGGCTAGGTGGCATCATCTGTAACAGCCGTAAAGTGGATAACGAGCTGGCGCTGTTGAAGGCATTCGCCGAGGAGATCGGGTCCCAGCTCATCCATTTCATCCCTCGTGACAGCATCGTGCAGCGGGCCGAGATCAACAAGAAGACCGTCATCGATTTCGATCCCACAGCCAGCCAGGCCAACGAGTACAGGAAGCTGGCCAGGGCCATCGACGAGAACGAGATGTTCGTCATACCCAGGCCCATGAGGCAGGAGCGACTTGAAGAGCTGATGATGAAGCACGGCATACTAGAATAACATGGGAGTGTAAGCAGTGTTACTGATCAGGTCGATAATAAGGCCGGAGAAGAAAGATGCGGTACTTGCTGAGCTGTCGAAGGCTGGGTTCCATGCGGCCACCGTGGTGGACGTCGTGGGCCGTGGCAAGCAGAAGGGCATCAAGGTAGGCAGCATGGTCTATGACGAGATCCCCAAGGCCCTCATCTTAATGGTAGTCGAGGATAAGGATAGGGACAGGGTGGTCGACGTGATCATGCGTACGGCAAAAACCGGCGAAAAAGGCGCGTTTGGCGATGGTAAGATCTTCATAAGCCCCGTCGAAGAGGCCTATACCATCTCGAGCGGTACCAAAGGCTTGTAAAAGAGAGTGCTGCGATGAAGGAGATAATGGCGATAGTACGGATGAATAAGGCTGGCGCCACTAAAAAGGCGTTAATCAATGCGGGCGTTGCCGGTTTCACCGCGGTCAAGGTGCTCGGCAGGGGCAGGCTGGTCACCGACCCCGAGGTCATCGCTAAGCGCAAAGCCCAGCTCATGTCCATGAGCTTTGACGACGTCACCGAATCCGGGGCGACTGAAAAGCTCGTCACCGATTTCCTGGATGGGACACGCCTTTTTCCAAGGCGCTTATTCACCATACTGGCGCATGACGAAGACGTGCCCAGGATCGTGGAGGCCATAATGCAGGCGAACAGGACAGATTGTAAGGTGGGCGATGGCAAGATATTCGTACTGCCCATGCTTGACGCCGTGCGCGTGCGAACCGGCGAGTCGGGCGACGCGGCAATCTGGTGAGGTGAGGGTAAAAGATGGCGATTACCGATGAAAGGCTGGAGGAAGTGCTCGTAACTTATCCCGATAACGTCAAGAAAAACAGGAAGAAGCATCTGCTCATTAAAAATTCGGCTGAAGCCTGCCAGCAGATCGAGGCCAACACCAGGACGATACCCGGCATAATATCGCAGCGTGGCTGCTGCTTCGCCGGGTGTAAAGGCGTCGTAATCGGGCCTATCAAGGACATGATACACATCGTTCACGGCCCGGTCGGCTGCGCATACTACTCCTGGGGAACGCGCCGCAATAAGGCAAGGGCAGATGAAACGACTCCTCCGGAAAACGTATACTTACCGCTCTGCTTTACGACGGACATGCAGGAAAGCGACATCGTGTTTGGCGGGGAAAAAAAGCTGGCCAAAATGATCGACGAAGTAGTCGAGATATTCCACCCACGGGCCATATCGATCTGCGCTACCTGCCCGGTCGGCCTCATAGGAGACGACATCAACGCCGTGGCCAGGGCTGCCCAGGAACGCCACGGGATCCAGGTGCTGGCCTTCAACTGCGAGGGATATAAGGGCGTAAGCCAGTCGGCGGGCCACCACATTGCCAACAATGGCTTAATGGTGAACGCTGTCGGCAAAGGCACCGTGAGGAAATCCGGCAAATACGTCATCAACATACTTGGCGAGTATAACATTGGCGGTGACGGATGGGAGATAGAGCGCATTCTAAAAGAATGTGGCTATACCATTAACTGCATATTGCCCGGGGATGGCAGCATTCTCAACATAAGGAACCTACACCTGGCCGACCTTAACCTGGTACAGTGCCACCGTTCCATAAACTACATCGCCGGGATGATGGAGGCCAGGTATGGCATGCCATGGCTGAAGGTCAACTTCATAGGCGTAAGCGCATGCGCCAGGTCCCTGCGCGAGGTGGCGCAGTGCTTCGGCGACGAATCGCTCATTCAGCGTACCGAGGAGGTCATTGCGCGGGAAACTGCCAGGGTCATGCCAGTGATCGAGCACTACCGCAAGATCTGCCAGGGCAAGACCGCATTCGTTTTCGTCGGAGGGTCGAGAAGCCACCATTACCAGTACCTGCTCCGAGACCTGGGCATGGAAACGGTCGTCGCAGGGTACGAGTTCGCCCACCGCGATGACTACGAAGGCCGCGAGGTTCTCCCGACGATTAAGGCGGACGCTGACTCAAAGAACATCCCGGACCTCCACTTCGAGCCTGACGACGAGTTTTACCAGGAAGGGCACGTTTACCTGAACATGCCCAAAGAGAAATACGATGAGCTTCGTAAGAGGATACCTCTCGGATATTACGAGGGGATGATCAAGAGCATGGAGGACGGCCAGCTCATCATCGACGACGTCAACCATCATGAGTTTGAGGAGATAGTCAGGATGCTAAAGCCGGATATCGTCTTCACAGGGGTGCGAGACAAGTATATTTCCCATAAGATGGGAGTCCCCTCGAGACAGCTTCATTCATATGACTATACCGGGCCGTATGCCGGCTTTAACGGGGCAATGATATTCGCCAGGGAGGTTGCGAACGCTGTGACGACGCCCGCCTGGAGACTGGTCACCGCACCATGGGAAGCACAAAAGGAGTGATAAGATGCTTGAATGTATCCCAACGAGAAAAGTGGAGCACACCGCAGGTAAGATCAACCCGGCGAAAGCGTGCCAGCCTTTAGGGGCCATGTACGCCGCGCTCGGCATACATGGCTGTCTGCCTCACAGCCACGGCTCACAGGGCTGCTGTGCATACCATCGGATGGCCCTGACTCGCCACTTCCGTGACCCGATAATGGCCTCCTCGAGCTCCTTCACCGAGGGCGCCTCGGTCTTCGGAGGCGCGGCGAACCTGAAGGCCTCGATAAAAAACGTGTTCAAGATATATAACCCGGAGATAATGGCGGTGCATACGACCTGCCTGAGTGAGACGATAGGGGACGATGTTCCGACTATAATAAAGCAGTCGGAGGTCCCGGAGGGGAAGATCGTAATTCATGCTAACACCCCCAGCTATGTAGGGTCCCACGTCACCGGCTTCTCGAACATGTGCAAGGCTATGGTATCTTATCTAGCCGAGTCGGACGGCAGGGCAAAGAAGGAGCGGGTGAATATCCTGCCAGGCTTCGTCAACCCCGGCGACATGAGGGAAATCAAGCGCCTGGTCCGTGAGCTTGGCGTCGAGATGACCGTGTTCCCGGACACATCCAACGTGGTCGACGCGCCGCTAACCGGTAGGTACGAGATGTACCCGGAGGGCGGGGCGACCGTGGCGGAGATCCGCGACTCGGGCAACTCTAAGCTAACGCTAGCCCTCGGCGCCTGGTCATCCGAGGCGGCCGGGGCCCTGCTACAGGAAAAATGCGGGGTCCCATGCGTGCCGCTGAAAATCCCGATAGGCCTTAAGGCGACCGATGAGTTCATCATGGCGCTAAAGGACGGATTTGGCGTGCCCGTGCCCCGCTCGCTCACGATTGAAAGGGGGCAGGTGGTCGATACGCTGATCGACACGCATTTCCACTACCAGGGCAAGAAGGTCGCCGTGGTCGGCGATCCTGACCTCGTGATACCGCTGACCGAGTTCCTGCTGACCATGGGCATGGTCCCGGCGTACGTCATGACAGGGACGCCTGGGCAGCGATTCGAGTCGGAAATCCAGCAAATGCTTGACGAGGCGGGCATCAAGGACGGCGTGGCTAAAGCCGAGGGCGACCTGTTCGAGCTTCACAAGTGGGTTAAGGATAACCCCGTCGACCTTCTGATCGGCAACACCCACTGTAAGTACATCGCCCGGGCGGAGGACGTACCCCTGGTCAGGTTCGGGTTCCCGATATTCGACAGGGCCGTACACTACCTTATGCCCGTCGTAGGCTACAGGGGGTGCTTGCGCCTGATCGAGCAGATCAGTAACGCTCTCCTGGAGCGGCGGGACCGCGACTGCAAGGACGAAGACTATGAGCTTATCCTGTGACGTAAATATGGACGCGTATTGCTCGCAGCCAGTACAGGAAGCCTTGATCGACGAGCGGCAGAGCTCAATCGTGACCAAGGGGAAAAGCAAAGGCCATATAAGCTGCACCAGCGATAGCATTGCCGGGGCCGTAAGCCAGAGGGCTTGCGTTTATTGTGGGGCCAGGGTTGTCCTTAACCCGGTGACAGACGCGGCACACCTCGTACACGGGCCCATCGGCTGTGCCGCGTACACCTGGGACATCCGGGGAAGCCTGTCGAGCGGCCCTGAAATGTATCGTAACAGCTTCTCCACTGACCTGGGCGAGCGCGACGTCATCTTCGGGGGAGAGCGGAAGCTTGCCGCCTGTATTGACGAGATAGTGGCCATGCACAGGCCGCCGGCGATATTCGTATATTCGACGTGCGTCATCGGGGTTATAGGCGACGACATAGGCTCTGTCTGCAGGGAAGCCTCGCAGAGGCATGGCATCGACGTCATACCCGTCGAGTCGACAGGATTTAGGTCCGGTAACAAGATCATCGGATATCGGGCAGCCGCCGACGCCCTCCTGAAGCTCATTCAACCCGGAGAGGAGGCCGTTAAGCCCA from Methanocella conradii HZ254 harbors:
- the nifK gene encoding nitrogenase molybdenum-iron protein subunit beta, with protein sequence MLECIPTRKVEHTAGKINPAKACQPLGAMYAALGIHGCLPHSHGSQGCCAYHRMALTRHFRDPIMASSSSFTEGASVFGGAANLKASIKNVFKIYNPEIMAVHTTCLSETIGDDVPTIIKQSEVPEGKIVIHANTPSYVGSHVTGFSNMCKAMVSYLAESDGRAKKERVNILPGFVNPGDMREIKRLVRELGVEMTVFPDTSNVVDAPLTGRYEMYPEGGATVAEIRDSGNSKLTLALGAWSSEAAGALLQEKCGVPCVPLKIPIGLKATDEFIMALKDGFGVPVPRSLTIERGQVVDTLIDTHFHYQGKKVAVVGDPDLVIPLTEFLLTMGMVPAYVMTGTPGQRFESEIQQMLDEAGIKDGVAKAEGDLFELHKWVKDNPVDLLIGNTHCKYIARAEDVPLVRFGFPIFDRAVHYLMPVVGYRGCLRLIEQISNALLERRDRDCKDEDYELIL
- the nifD gene encoding nitrogenase molybdenum-iron protein alpha chain; the encoded protein is MAITDERLEEVLVTYPDNVKKNRKKHLLIKNSAEACQQIEANTRTIPGIISQRGCCFAGCKGVVIGPIKDMIHIVHGPVGCAYYSWGTRRNKARADETTPPENVYLPLCFTTDMQESDIVFGGEKKLAKMIDEVVEIFHPRAISICATCPVGLIGDDINAVARAAQERHGIQVLAFNCEGYKGVSQSAGHHIANNGLMVNAVGKGTVRKSGKYVINILGEYNIGGDGWEIERILKECGYTINCILPGDGSILNIRNLHLADLNLVQCHRSINYIAGMMEARYGMPWLKVNFIGVSACARSLREVAQCFGDESLIQRTEEVIARETARVMPVIEHYRKICQGKTAFVFVGGSRSHHYQYLLRDLGMETVVAGYEFAHRDDYEGREVLPTIKADADSKNIPDLHFEPDDEFYQEGHVYLNMPKEKYDELRKRIPLGYYEGMIKSMEDGQLIIDDVNHHEFEEIVRMLKPDIVFTGVRDKYISHKMGVPSRQLHSYDYTGPYAGFNGAMIFAREVANAVTTPAWRLVTAPWEAQKE
- the nifH gene encoding nitrogenase iron protein, whose protein sequence is MRQVAIYGKGGIGKSTTTQNTVAALAEAGKKVMVVGCDPKADSTRLLLHGLHQKTVLDTLRDEGDDVDLDAVLKTGFCGTKCVESGGPEPGVGCAGRGIITSINLLEQLGAYTDDLDYVFYDVLGDVVCGGFAMPIREGKAREIYIVASGELMALYAANNICKGIRKYAETGGVRLGGIICNSRKVDNELALLKAFAEEIGSQLIHFIPRDSIVQRAEINKKTVIDFDPTASQANEYRKLARAIDENEMFVIPRPMRQERLEELMMKHGILE
- a CDS encoding substrate-binding domain-containing protein; amino-acid sequence: MISILVVVLLVPLSGCTSTSPSVSPTVAPEVQTLRLATTTSVQDTGLLAYLLPEFEKENNVKVQVIAKGSGEALKLGETGDVDVLIVHSPAAEDAFMAAGHGWNRTQIAHNYFVIVGPASDPAGIKGLNATEAFKKIYAANATFVSRGDNSGTASKEKDLWNKTGIKQPDNKTYAWYKSTGAGMADTLRMADQLQGYALSDKGTYLKFQKDLSLVILADNSTDMLNKYDVIAVNQTQHPYVKYDLAKKLVDYLASQPVQQKIGEYGVKDYGVPLFYPDLLSKSS
- a CDS encoding P-II family nitrogen regulator; the protein is MKEIMAIVRMNKAGATKKALINAGVAGFTAVKVLGRGRLVTDPEVIAKRKAQLMSMSFDDVTESGATEKLVTDFLDGTRLFPRRLFTILAHDEDVPRIVEAIMQANRTDCKVGDGKIFVLPMLDAVRVRTGESGDAAIW
- a CDS encoding P-II family nitrogen regulator; protein product: MLLIRSIIRPEKKDAVLAELSKAGFHAATVVDVVGRGKQKGIKVGSMVYDEIPKALILMVVEDKDRDRVVDVIMRTAKTGEKGAFGDGKIFISPVEEAYTISSGTKGL